AATAAATTGAGATAATTTAAAATTTAAAACAGAGCATAACTAATCCTGGAACTATTTGAAATATCGGTTTCAACTCATCACGAACTCGTTCAATTGCAGTTCAGGCACAAGGCTTCTTAATAAAATTAAAAGTTCATGTTCTTGATAGTCAACACATGCACTATTTAACATTCGCATAGTCTGTGTAAGCTCATTCCAATCCAGCTCGCGGAATTTTGCTTTGAATAGTTTTTCATGCTCTGTCGGCGCTAATTGCTCTGATTCATGGAACAACTCTTCATATAATTTTTCTCCGGGGCGCAATCCAGTGTATTCAATGAGAATGTCTTTGTCAGGTTCTTTACCAGCAAGGCGAATCATTTGCTCCGCTAAATAGCTTATTTTTATAGGTTCACCCATGTCCAACACAAAAATTTCACCACCACACCCATTAATCATTGCTTGCAAAATTAACTGACATGCTTCGGGAATCGTCATAAAATAACGTTGCATGTCAGGATGAGTTACTGTTAACGGGCCACCTGCTTGTAATTGTTTTTGAAATAGGGGAACAACACTCCCAGCTGACCCAAGAACATTACCAAAACGAACTGTAATAAATTGAGTTTGCACTTTGTCATTTAAATTCTGACAGTATATTTCCGCAACACGCTTGGTAGTTCCCATAATGTTAGTGGGATTAACTGCTTTGTCCGTAGAAATTAAAATAAATTTCTCTACGCCATAAGTAACACTGGCTTTAGCAACTGTCTGCGTACCCAATACGTTGTTATACACAGCAACGCGTATCTGATTTTGCAGCATGGGAACATGCTTATAAGCCGCAGCATGGAATACGATTGTCGGTTGAAAGCGAGCGAACAGATGATTGATTGCTATTTCATCAGTAACACTTACCAAGCACAACTCGATAGGAATTCCAGGGAAACTCTCCTTCAACTCCTGCTCGATTTTATAGAGATTAAATTCACTATTTTCCACGATAATCAAACTGGCTGGTTTCAGGGCCAAAACCTGTCGGCATAATTCAGAACCAATTGAGCCACCACCCCCAGTTATTAAAACTCGTTTTTCAAAAATAGTTGCCGCAATTTTATCCCATTGCA
The sequence above is drawn from the Legionella antarctica genome and encodes:
- a CDS encoding polysaccharide biosynthesis protein; translated protein: MIKKIILFLRKLLSKLPVILFDVSAIPIAWNAAYWLRYNMHPYPSILTSNHSFIALASLIVVQISCYYYFKTYRGLWRFSSLNDVVRILKASVSGIVLVIPVFYLTSSLHYLPRSVFPLYCIILATLLCGGRLLFRIHWDKREMGKKEVDLKKVLIIGAGHSGEGLARDLKRSNIYQPIGFVDDNISKTGLEVHGIRVLGTTRQIVEFVNLYDVDLIFIAIPSARSSTMRRIVTYCEASCVPFRTLPSISALAAGRVEVNALRPVNIEDLLGRDQVSLQWDKIAATIFEKRVLITGGGGSIGSELCRQVLALKPASLIIVENSEFNLYKIEQELKESFPGIPIELCLVSVTDEIAINHLFARFQPTIVFHAAAYKHVPMLQNQIRVAVYNNVLGTQTVAKASVTYGVEKFILISTDKAVNPTNIMGTTKRVAEIYCQNLNDKVQTQFITVRFGNVLGSAGSVVPLFQKQLQAGGPLTVTHPDMQRYFMTIPEACQLILQAMINGCGGEIFVLDMGEPIKISYLAEQMIRLAGKEPDKDILIEYTGLRPGEKLYEELFHESEQLAPTEHEKLFKAKFRELDWNELTQTMRMLNSACVDYQEHELLILLRSLVPELQLNEFVMS